GTCCAAAACCGTGAGGCCATTTTGTATAGAGGCCAGGTTATTCCTATTGTACGTCTGGCTAAAGTTCTAGACGTACCGGTGACCTATCAACAAAAACAGGACGACCTGTTTGTAGTAATCGTCCGCACAAACAACCATTTAGCAGGAATTGTTGTTGATAACCTTATTGGTCAACAGGAAATTGTTATCAAGTCTTTAGGTAAATTACTGTCTGGCGTTAAAGTAGCCGCCGGCGCAACAATCTTAGGCAACGGTCAGGTTGCGCTTATCCTGAATGTAGATACATTAACAAAATAAGGAGACCGATTTGTTATGGCTGAAAATTTTGGTTCTGACAACCAGGTTCAGGTTGTAGTGTTTAAATTAGGACAAGAAGAATATGGCATAAATATTTTGCAGGTACAGGAAATAAAACAGATGACCGAAATTACCCGTATTCCCCAAGTGCCTGACTACATCACCGGCGTTATCAATTTGCGCGGGAGCGTTTTGCCGGTAATGGACTTAAAAAGACGCCTTGGCCTAGCACCCCAGCCTATTACTGACGACACGCGGATTGTTATTGTCAAAATTGACGATACAGCTATTGGTATGATTGTCGATGCTGTTACCGAAGTGTTAACAATAAACCGGGAAAATATCGAACCGCCTCAGGCTGGCATTTGCGCAACATCGCCCAACTACCTGAGCGGCGTAGGTAAGCTCAATGACCGTCTGCTTATCCTGCTGAACGTTACCAATATTATTAGCATTGGTCAATAAGAAGTTTAGTAAAAATATAATGAGCTGTGGTGAAAAGATGAAAGCTGAGTATTTGAATGTTATTCTGACCTCTACCATAAACGTTATAAAACAATGGATGGGAAAAGATTTTGTTTTGGCCCAAAAAAGTTTAAAACATACGCCTATTACAACAAAACCACTGACGGTTGTCGTTGGTGTCAATGGCGATTTAAGCGGCAACGTATTTATTTCTTTTGAAGCTGGAACGGCTAAAAAACTGGCATCGTCAATGGCAGGCGGTTTTGTTTTTGAAGAAATAGACGAATTATGCAAAAGCGCTATCGGCGAAATTGGCAATGTCATTATGGGAAATATTTGCACCGCTTTTGCCGAAAAAGGGAAAAAAATCGACATTACACCTCCCGTCCTTGTCGAAGGCGAAAACATAAAATTAGGCACCAAGTATTCTCCGCTAGTGTCCTTAGATTTGAAATCCGTAAATAATGAAGAAATAACCTTAGACATATCGCTTAGCGATTGAGCTTTTCGGCTGATTTGATTAAACACCAGGAGGTT
Above is a window of Thermosinus carboxydivorans Nor1 DNA encoding:
- a CDS encoding chemotaxis protein CheX, which codes for MKAEYLNVILTSTINVIKQWMGKDFVLAQKSLKHTPITTKPLTVVVGVNGDLSGNVFISFEAGTAKKLASSMAGGFVFEEIDELCKSAIGEIGNVIMGNICTAFAEKGKKIDITPPVLVEGENIKLGTKYSPLVSLDLKSVNNEEITLDISLSD
- a CDS encoding chemotaxis protein CheW, whose translation is MAENFGSDNQVQVVVFKLGQEEYGINILQVQEIKQMTEITRIPQVPDYITGVINLRGSVLPVMDLKRRLGLAPQPITDDTRIVIVKIDDTAIGMIVDAVTEVLTINRENIEPPQAGICATSPNYLSGVGKLNDRLLILLNVTNIISIGQ